Proteins found in one Vallitalea guaymasensis genomic segment:
- the recA gene encoding recombinase RecA, translating to MKDDKKRALEAAISNIEKQYGKGSIMKLGESRENMNIETIPTGSLSLDIALGAGGIPKGRIIEVYGPESSGKTTVALHMVAEAQKKGGIAGFVDAEHALDPEYAKKIGVDIDNLYISQPDNGEQALEITETMVRSGAIDIVIVDSVAALVPRAEIEGEMGDSHVGLQARLMSQALRKLTAVINRSKCVVIFINQLREKVGVMFGNPETTTGGRALKFYSSVRLDVRRIETLKQSTDFIGNRVRVKVVKNKIAPPFKTAEFDIMFGKGISKVGDILDLATQENIVNKSGAWYSYNETRLGQGRENAKQYLSDNTELLTEIENLVRKHFEIPVDGEQDTNKKNSEPKKEKETTDTKKAKK from the coding sequence ATGAAAGATGATAAAAAAAGAGCGTTAGAGGCAGCGATATCCAATATTGAGAAGCAATATGGTAAAGGTTCCATAATGAAGTTAGGTGAATCCAGAGAGAATATGAACATTGAAACTATTCCTACAGGGTCACTTAGTTTAGATATAGCACTTGGTGCTGGAGGTATACCAAAAGGAAGAATCATTGAAGTTTATGGGCCAGAATCAAGTGGTAAAACAACTGTTGCATTACATATGGTAGCAGAAGCACAAAAAAAAGGTGGAATAGCTGGTTTTGTGGATGCTGAGCATGCATTAGACCCTGAGTATGCAAAAAAGATAGGTGTAGATATAGATAATTTATATATATCACAGCCAGACAATGGAGAACAAGCTCTTGAGATAACAGAAACAATGGTACGTTCTGGTGCAATTGATATTGTTATAGTGGACTCTGTTGCCGCCCTTGTACCAAGAGCAGAAATTGAAGGAGAAATGGGAGATTCTCATGTGGGGCTTCAAGCAAGACTTATGTCTCAAGCACTAAGAAAGCTGACAGCAGTAATAAACAGGTCAAAATGTGTTGTTATCTTCATTAATCAGTTGCGTGAAAAAGTTGGAGTAATGTTCGGTAATCCAGAAACTACAACTGGAGGTAGAGCGCTTAAGTTTTATTCATCAGTCAGACTTGATGTTAGAAGAATAGAAACACTGAAACAAAGTACTGATTTCATTGGAAATAGAGTTAGAGTAAAAGTAGTCAAAAATAAAATAGCGCCACCATTCAAAACAGCCGAATTTGATATAATGTTCGGAAAAGGTATATCAAAAGTAGGAGATATATTAGACTTGGCAACTCAAGAAAATATTGTTAATAAAAGCGGTGCTTGGTATTCTTATAATGAGACTAGATTAGGACAAGGTAGAGAAAATGCAAAACAATATTTAAGTGATAATACTGAATTATTGACGGAGATAGAGAATTTGGTAAGAAAGCATTTTGAGATACCAGTAGATGGAGAACAGGACACAAATAAAAAGAATAGCGAGCCTAAAAAAGAAAAAGAAACAACTGACACAAAAAAAGCTAAGAAGTAA
- a CDS encoding competence/damage-inducible protein A, with the protein MTAEIIAIGTELLLGDILNTNARYLSRQLADMGISVYYQSVVGDNVDRLQETIENAMNRTSIIITTGGLGPTTDDLSKETIAQVLGLPLIEHEESKKRIVDFFKQRDIPMTENNLKQAYIPEGAIVLENDNGTAPGFIVKTKNNIIIVLPGPPSEMVPMFEKGVKKELKKLNEGVIFSRTLKLCGIGESTVANILQDVIDNQTNPTIAPYAKDGEVHLRITAKTNEESKAIKLIDAMEQKVADHVGEYIYTTDEKTLEETIVHIMKNKNLTLSVAESCTGGLLSGRIINCSGVSDVYKEGFITYSNEAKMKYLGVRKDTLEEFGAVSEETAREMAEGLIDKCDTSASISITGIAGPTGGTEEKPIGLVYIGVSYKGVTTVKKCNFYGNRQKIRTRAVVESLIMLWNKIK; encoded by the coding sequence ATGACTGCTGAAATAATAGCCATTGGAACAGAATTACTACTCGGAGATATTTTGAATACTAACGCAAGGTACTTATCAAGACAATTGGCAGATATGGGTATTTCTGTTTACTACCAATCAGTTGTAGGCGATAATGTTGATAGATTACAAGAAACAATAGAAAATGCTATGAATAGGACTAGCATCATTATCACAACTGGGGGGTTGGGGCCTACAACTGATGATTTATCTAAAGAAACTATTGCACAAGTGTTAGGTTTACCTCTTATTGAACACGAGGAATCCAAAAAGAGGATAGTTGATTTCTTCAAACAACGAGATATACCTATGACAGAAAATAATTTAAAACAGGCATATATACCAGAAGGGGCTATTGTTCTTGAAAATGATAATGGAACGGCTCCAGGATTTATTGTAAAAACAAAAAACAATATAATCATTGTATTACCTGGACCACCAAGTGAAATGGTACCCATGTTTGAAAAGGGAGTCAAAAAAGAATTGAAAAAGTTAAATGAAGGTGTTATTTTCTCAAGGACTTTAAAATTATGTGGTATAGGAGAAAGTACGGTTGCAAACATATTGCAAGACGTTATAGATAACCAAACCAATCCTACCATTGCTCCTTATGCAAAAGATGGAGAGGTTCATCTTAGGATAACAGCCAAGACCAATGAAGAATCAAAAGCTATCAAATTAATTGATGCTATGGAACAAAAAGTGGCTGATCATGTTGGAGAATATATATATACTACTGATGAAAAGACTCTTGAGGAAACAATTGTTCATATAATGAAGAATAAGAATCTGACTCTGTCTGTAGCTGAATCCTGTACTGGTGGACTGCTAAGCGGCAGAATCATTAATTGTTCTGGAGTTTCTGATGTATATAAGGAAGGATTTATTACTTACTCCAATGAAGCGAAAATGAAATATCTTGGGGTTAGAAAAGATACCCTTGAAGAATTTGGTGCAGTCAGTGAAGAAACAGCAAGGGAAATGGCAGAAGGACTAATTGACAAATGCGATACGTCTGCCTCTATATCCATTACAGGCATTGCAGGACCCACTGGAGGCACAGAAGAAAAGCCTATAGGACTTGTTTACATAGGGGTATCATATAAAGGTGTTACTACAGTCAAAAAGTGCAATTTTTACGGTAATAGACAGAAAATCAGAACGAGAGCTGTAGTAGAGAGCCTTATAATGTTATGGAACAAAATCAAATAG
- the pgsA gene encoding CDP-diacylglycerol--glycerol-3-phosphate 3-phosphatidyltransferase has protein sequence MNIANKLTLFRVILIPFFLLSLYIIEAPYGNIIGVIIFIIASLTDFLDGHLARSRNLVTDFGKFMDPLADKLLVASALIYLVEVKELAAWIVIVIIGREFIISGVRLVAANKGIVIAAGWWGKIKTMITMIMIIVILCNFNFEGIVVIEQILIYASLLFTVISALDYITKNINIFKE, from the coding sequence ATGAATATAGCGAATAAGTTAACTTTGTTTCGTGTTATATTAATTCCATTTTTTTTATTGTCACTATATATAATTGAAGCACCATATGGCAATATCATAGGTGTCATAATATTTATAATAGCAAGTTTAACAGATTTTCTTGATGGACATTTAGCTAGATCAAGAAATCTAGTAACTGATTTTGGAAAATTCATGGACCCACTGGCTGATAAGTTATTAGTGGCATCAGCACTCATTTATCTAGTAGAAGTTAAAGAATTGGCTGCATGGATTGTTATAGTAATTATCGGTAGAGAATTCATAATCAGTGGAGTTCGCCTTGTTGCTGCCAATAAAGGTATTGTTATTGCAGCAGGATGGTGGGGAAAGATAAAAACCATGATTACAATGATTATGATTATAGTTATTCTATGTAATTTTAATTTTGAAGGTATAGTTGTTATTGAACAAATACTTATCTATGCATCTTTATTATTTACAGTAATATCTGCCCTTGATTATATAACAAAGAATATTAATATATTTAAGGAATAA
- the rimO gene encoding 30S ribosomal protein S12 methylthiotransferase RimO — protein sequence MKISFISLGCDKNLVDSEVMLGLLRDKGYTLINDETEADVIVVNTCGFIQDAKEESIGTIIEMGQYKENGKCKALIVTGCLAQRYQDELIKEMPEIDAILGVSNYDKVIEAVESVLDNKKYVAFEDNDHVPEEYINRVISSTGYSAYLKIAEGCDNHCTYCIIPKIRGKIKSRTMESLIEETKYLAQNGVKELILVAQDTTKYGIDIYGEKKLPALLRELCRVDGIEWIRLLYCYPEEITDELIEVMRDEEKVLNYLDMPIQHANNDILRRMARKGTKEMITDAISKLRKAIPDICLRTTLITGFPGETREQFEDMKEFVQDVRFDRLGVFSYSPEEGTPAALFEDQIDDDIKEARKDEIMALQQGISKSINEELVGKTYSVIIEGYMPEDRVYCGRTYRDAPDVDGMIFVSCPYELMSGDIINVRVSSSNEYDLIGEIINEYSE from the coding sequence ATAAAAATTTCATTTATTTCACTTGGTTGTGATAAGAATCTTGTGGATAGTGAAGTCATGTTAGGATTATTAAGAGACAAGGGATATACATTAATAAATGATGAAACAGAAGCAGATGTTATAGTTGTAAATACATGTGGATTCATTCAAGATGCAAAAGAAGAGAGTATAGGCACAATCATAGAGATGGGGCAATACAAAGAAAATGGAAAATGTAAAGCTTTGATTGTAACAGGTTGTCTTGCTCAGAGATATCAAGATGAACTTATAAAAGAAATGCCTGAGATAGATGCTATTTTAGGAGTTTCTAATTACGACAAAGTGATTGAAGCAGTTGAATCAGTACTTGATAACAAGAAATATGTGGCTTTTGAAGATAACGACCATGTTCCTGAAGAATATATTAACAGAGTAATCAGTTCTACAGGGTATTCTGCTTATCTTAAAATTGCTGAAGGCTGCGATAATCATTGTACTTACTGTATTATTCCTAAAATCAGAGGAAAGATAAAAAGCAGAACAATGGAAAGTCTTATAGAAGAGACTAAGTATTTAGCGCAAAATGGTGTGAAAGAGTTAATACTGGTTGCTCAAGATACAACAAAATATGGTATTGACATTTATGGAGAAAAAAAATTACCAGCTTTACTGAGAGAGTTATGTAGGGTGGATGGTATTGAATGGATTAGATTATTATACTGTTATCCAGAAGAAATAACAGACGAATTAATTGAAGTAATGAGAGATGAAGAAAAAGTTCTTAATTATTTAGATATGCCTATTCAACATGCCAATAATGATATATTAAGAAGAATGGCAAGAAAAGGCACAAAAGAAATGATTACAGACGCCATATCTAAACTTAGAAAAGCAATACCGGATATTTGCCTTAGAACTACACTTATTACAGGTTTCCCTGGAGAGACTAGAGAACAATTTGAAGATATGAAAGAATTTGTACAAGATGTTAGATTTGATAGATTAGGAGTTTTTTCATATTCGCCGGAAGAAGGTACACCTGCTGCTTTATTTGAAGATCAGATAGATGATGATATAAAAGAAGCTAGAAAAGATGAAATAATGGCACTGCAGCAAGGGATATCCAAGTCTATTAACGAAGAGTTGGTAGGTAAAACCTATTCTGTCATTATTGAAGGATATATGCCAGAGGATAGAGTATACTGTGGAAGGACTTATCGTGATGCTCCTGATGTAGATGGCATGATATTTGTAAGTTGTCCTTATGAATTAATGTCGGGAGATATAATTAATGTTAGAGTTAGTTCATCTAATGAATATGATTTAATAGGAGAGATTATCAATGAATATAGCGAATAA
- the folD gene encoding bifunctional methylenetetrahydrofolate dehydrogenase/methenyltetrahydrofolate cyclohydrolase FolD has protein sequence MNAIIIDGKKTSKDIKDELIIKVEELKNKGVEPTLAVVLVGKDPASQVYVKHKKKACEYVGMRSLAYELDEKTTEEALLELINELNDRDDVHGILVQLPLPKHIDEEKILLAIDPSKDVDGFHPYSVGNLSIGRDGFVSCTPAGIIELIKRYNIEIEGKNCVVIGRSNIVGKPVSMLLLKENGTVTICHSRTKNIKEICKNADILVVAIGRANFVTKDFVKEGATVIDVGMNRLDNGKLCGDVKYDECSAIAGAITPVPGGVGPMTIAMLMSNCVKSANNMLK, from the coding sequence ATGAATGCTATCATAATTGATGGAAAGAAAACATCCAAAGACATTAAGGATGAGCTTATTATAAAAGTAGAAGAATTGAAGAATAAGGGTGTAGAGCCTACTCTTGCAGTTGTTTTGGTTGGTAAAGACCCTGCTTCACAAGTTTATGTGAAGCATAAGAAGAAAGCTTGTGAATACGTTGGAATGAGATCTCTGGCTTATGAATTAGATGAAAAGACTACTGAAGAAGCACTTCTTGAGTTAATTAATGAATTGAATGACAGAGATGACGTACACGGAATTCTAGTTCAGTTGCCATTACCAAAACATATTGATGAAGAGAAGATTCTGTTGGCTATAGATCCATCAAAAGATGTAGACGGTTTTCATCCATATAGTGTAGGAAACCTTAGTATAGGCAGAGATGGTTTTGTTTCATGTACCCCAGCAGGTATTATAGAGCTGATTAAGAGGTATAATATAGAGATAGAAGGAAAAAATTGTGTAGTTATAGGAAGAAGTAATATTGTTGGTAAACCAGTATCCATGTTATTATTAAAAGAAAATGGTACTGTTACAATATGTCATTCTAGAACTAAAAACATTAAAGAGATATGTAAAAATGCTGATATATTAGTTGTTGCAATAGGTAGAGCCAACTTTGTTACAAAAGATTTTGTAAAAGAAGGTGCTACAGTTATTGATGTAGGAATGAATAGACTTGATAATGGTAAATTATGTGGAGATGTTAAATATGACGAATGTTCTGCAATAGCAGGTGCCATAACTCCTGTACCAGGTGGTGTTGGTCCTATGACAATAGCAATGCTTATGAGCAATTGCGTAAAATCAGCCAATAATATGTTAAAATAA
- a CDS encoding formate--tetrahydrofolate ligase: MKTDIQIANEAKMEPISVIAGKLGMTEDDIEFYGKYKAKVTDELYKKVESNEDGKLILVTAINPTPAGEGKTTTTVGLGQAMGELGKNAIIALREPSLGPCMGIKGGAAGGGYAQVVPMEDINLHFTGDIHAVSIAHNLLSAMLDNHLQQGNTLGIDPRQIVWKRVVDMNDRALRSIVVGLGGKMQGVPREDGFMITVASEVMAILCLASDLEDLKNRLSRIIVAYTYNGDPVTAGDLNAQGAMTALLKDAIKPNLVQTLENTPALMHGGPFANIAHGCNSIRATKLALKLGDIVITEAGFGADLGAEKFLDIKCRKGNLKPDAIVIVATIRALKYNGGIRKQELGTANVSAVEKGFVNLEKHIENLQQYNVPIVVTLNSFVTDSDEEISLVKEKCEGMGCEFAISEVWEKGGKGGIELAQKVLETLETKQSNFTPLYDENDSIEDKIMCVATKIYGASNVNYTPKAKKSIKKIIDMGLDKLPVCIAKTQYSFSDNAKLLGRPEGFDITVREINISAGAGFIVAITGNVMTMPGLPKKPAAENIDVDETGKISGLF; encoded by the coding sequence ATGAAAACAGATATTCAAATAGCTAATGAAGCTAAAATGGAACCGATTAGTGTAATAGCTGGAAAATTAGGTATGACAGAAGATGACATTGAATTTTACGGTAAATATAAAGCTAAAGTAACTGATGAGTTATATAAAAAAGTAGAAAGTAATGAAGATGGAAAACTCATACTTGTAACAGCTATCAATCCAACTCCAGCTGGTGAAGGTAAAACAACTACAACAGTAGGTCTTGGTCAGGCTATGGGAGAATTGGGAAAGAATGCTATCATCGCACTTAGAGAACCTTCATTAGGTCCTTGTATGGGTATAAAAGGTGGTGCAGCTGGTGGTGGTTATGCACAAGTTGTACCTATGGAAGATATCAATTTACATTTTACTGGTGATATTCACGCTGTCAGTATTGCTCATAATTTATTGTCGGCGATGCTTGATAATCATCTGCAGCAAGGTAATACCTTGGGGATTGATCCAAGACAGATAGTATGGAAAAGAGTAGTTGATATGAATGATAGAGCTCTTAGAAGTATTGTTGTCGGTCTAGGTGGTAAAATGCAAGGAGTTCCAAGAGAAGATGGATTCATGATTACTGTTGCATCAGAAGTAATGGCTATATTATGTCTAGCTAGTGACTTAGAAGATCTTAAGAATAGATTAAGTAGAATCATAGTTGCCTATACATATAATGGTGACCCAGTGACTGCTGGTGATCTGAATGCACAAGGTGCTATGACAGCATTATTGAAAGATGCCATTAAACCTAATCTTGTTCAAACTCTAGAAAATACACCTGCTCTTATGCATGGTGGACCTTTTGCAAATATTGCTCATGGTTGCAATAGTATAAGAGCTACAAAATTGGCATTGAAGCTTGGTGATATTGTTATTACAGAAGCTGGATTTGGTGCTGATCTTGGAGCTGAAAAGTTTTTGGATATTAAATGTAGAAAGGGTAATCTTAAGCCAGATGCTATTGTTATTGTAGCAACTATAAGAGCGTTGAAGTATAATGGTGGAATAAGAAAACAAGAGCTTGGGACTGCTAATGTTTCGGCAGTAGAAAAAGGTTTTGTTAATCTAGAAAAACATATAGAGAATCTACAACAGTATAACGTACCTATTGTTGTTACCCTTAATTCATTTGTAACAGATTCCGATGAAGAAATTTCTCTAGTAAAAGAGAAATGCGAAGGTATGGGATGCGAATTTGCTATTTCAGAAGTTTGGGAAAAAGGTGGTAAAGGCGGTATAGAATTAGCTCAGAAAGTACTTGAGACACTAGAAACGAAACAAAGCAATTTTACACCTTTATATGATGAGAATGATAGTATAGAAGATAAAATCATGTGTGTAGCTACTAAGATATATGGAGCAAGCAATGTTAATTATACACCAAAAGCAAAGAAATCTATTAAGAAGATAATTGATATGGGACTTGATAAATTACCTGTTTGTATAGCAAAAACACAGTATTCATTTTCTGATAATGCTAAGTTATTAGGTAGACCAGAAGGTTTTGATATAACTGTTAGGGAAATTAACATATCAGCTGGAGCAGGTTTTATTGTAGCTATAACTGGAAATGTTATGACTATGCCAGGATTACCTAAAAAACCGGCAGCAGAAAATATTGATGTAGATGAGACTGGAAAGATAAGTGGATTATTCTAG
- a CDS encoding FtsK/SpoIIIE family DNA translocase: MAPKKKTSTKSPKKKTSTKKTTTKKKDEELISNDIKYEIIALTFFAFSLLMFVSVYFDKAGALGRIINNLFFGLFGVSAYLIPIIIFLASFFKIFNKGNKLLNNRIYLGCILLLTISIFAHVTHIKGVQILKVIGLKGFLPTLANYYKLSTTRVAGGYLGGLFGDLLILFIGKIGTYIVLILLLIIIIILLTQKSLFKFIKNIGKKVKDGSQNVIEKSREARENMIEEYSKYDEEDEKEDNNEKVSFLSKVSLSIDDEPIENFLEEEKEVVHKPIEEKYVPQKEEIKQVEVIQAKEPTKSIESTDKTIEEEIQKDQPENVEYKFPSIDLLKKNPLGGNKGSKSAILKNADKLEKTLESFGVRAKVLNVSCGPTVTRYELQPEQGVKVSKIVSLADDIALNLAASGIRIEAPIPGKSAVGIEVPNKEVSSVYLREVIDTEDFKQFPSNVAFALGKDIAGKVIVADIGRMPHMLIAGATGSGKSVCINTLITSIIYKSTPEQVKLVMIDPKVVELSVYNGIPHLLIPVVTDPKKAAGALNWAVSEMSDRYKLFAASNVRDVKGYNKLVAKTGEGSSLPHIIIIVDELADLMMVAPNDVEDAICRLAQMARAAGIHLIIATQRPSVDVITGLIKANIPSRIAFSVSSGTDSRTIIDMNGAEKLLGKGDMLFYPVGVQKPLRVQGAFISDKEVEHIVEFLKESRKTIYNDKIISQISSDKAVLGKQDDKDDYYNEALELVIEKQKASASMIQRRFRVGYNRAARIVDQLHESGIVGGEEGSKPRKVLITKEEYEEMKNQVSATSEDE, from the coding sequence ATGGCACCTAAGAAGAAAACATCTACTAAATCACCTAAGAAAAAGACATCTACTAAAAAAACTACAACAAAGAAAAAAGATGAAGAATTAATTTCCAATGATATAAAATACGAAATAATAGCTTTAACATTTTTTGCTTTTTCATTACTCATGTTTGTTAGTGTTTATTTTGATAAAGCAGGAGCATTAGGAAGAATCATTAATAATCTGTTCTTTGGATTATTTGGAGTAAGTGCGTATTTAATACCAATAATAATATTTTTGGCTTCATTTTTTAAAATATTTAATAAAGGAAATAAATTACTGAATAATCGAATATATCTAGGTTGTATTTTATTATTGACCATATCCATATTTGCACATGTTACACATATTAAAGGAGTGCAGATTTTAAAAGTAATTGGCTTAAAAGGGTTTTTACCAACCTTGGCTAATTATTACAAATTATCTACAACTAGAGTAGCAGGAGGATATTTAGGCGGATTGTTTGGTGATTTACTTATTTTATTTATTGGAAAGATAGGAACTTATATAGTACTTATTTTACTACTGATAATAATTATTATCCTATTAACTCAAAAATCTTTATTCAAATTTATCAAGAATATTGGTAAGAAAGTAAAAGACGGTAGTCAAAATGTAATTGAAAAATCAAGAGAAGCTAGAGAAAATATGATTGAAGAATATTCTAAATATGATGAAGAAGATGAAAAAGAAGATAATAATGAGAAGGTCAGTTTTCTCAGTAAGGTATCACTTAGCATTGATGATGAGCCAATAGAGAATTTTCTAGAAGAAGAAAAAGAAGTAGTACATAAACCTATTGAAGAAAAATATGTACCACAAAAAGAAGAAATTAAACAGGTTGAGGTAATTCAAGCTAAAGAACCTACTAAATCAATAGAATCAACAGATAAGACTATTGAAGAAGAAATTCAAAAAGATCAACCAGAAAATGTAGAATATAAATTCCCATCCATTGACTTATTAAAGAAAAATCCTTTGGGTGGTAATAAAGGTTCCAAAAGTGCAATTCTCAAAAATGCTGATAAGCTAGAGAAGACTCTTGAGAGTTTTGGTGTTAGAGCTAAAGTGCTAAATGTTAGTTGCGGTCCTACAGTAACCAGATATGAATTACAACCTGAACAAGGTGTAAAAGTTAGTAAAATAGTATCTTTGGCAGATGATATTGCATTGAATCTTGCGGCATCAGGTATAAGGATTGAAGCTCCTATCCCTGGTAAATCAGCAGTAGGTATTGAAGTACCTAATAAAGAAGTTAGTTCAGTATATTTACGAGAGGTTATAGATACAGAAGATTTCAAGCAATTTCCATCCAACGTTGCATTTGCTCTTGGTAAAGATATAGCAGGCAAAGTAATCGTTGCAGATATTGGACGTATGCCTCATATGTTGATTGCTGGTGCAACTGGTTCTGGTAAAAGTGTATGTATAAATACTTTGATTACAAGTATTATTTATAAATCAACTCCAGAACAGGTTAAGTTAGTAATGATTGATCCAAAAGTAGTTGAACTTAGTGTTTATAATGGCATTCCACATCTATTAATACCTGTTGTAACAGATCCTAAAAAAGCAGCAGGTGCACTTAACTGGGCAGTAAGTGAAATGTCAGATAGATATAAATTATTTGCTGCATCGAATGTAAGAGATGTAAAAGGTTATAATAAACTTGTAGCCAAAACTGGCGAAGGTTCCTCATTACCACATATCATAATTATAGTTGATGAATTGGCTGACTTGATGATGGTTGCTCCAAATGATGTTGAAGATGCAATTTGTAGGCTGGCGCAAATGGCAAGAGCCGCTGGTATACATCTGATCATTGCGACTCAAAGACCTTCTGTAGATGTAATTACAGGACTAATCAAAGCAAATATACCATCAAGAATAGCTTTTTCAGTATCTTCAGGTACTGATTCAAGAACTATCATTGATATGAATGGTGCAGAAAAACTCCTTGGTAAAGGTGATATGTTATTCTATCCTGTAGGAGTTCAAAAGCCTCTAAGGGTACAAGGAGCATTTATATCAGATAAAGAAGTTGAACATATTGTAGAATTCTTGAAAGAGAGCAGGAAAACCATTTATAATGATAAGATTATAAGTCAGATTTCATCTGACAAAGCTGTTCTTGGAAAACAAGACGATAAAGATGACTATTATAATGAAGCATTGGAATTAGTTATTGAAAAGCAGAAAGCTTCTGCTTCCATGATACAAAGACGATTCAGAGTTGGTTATAACAGAGCAGCTAGAATTGTTGACCAACTACATGAATCAGGTATAGTAGGTGGTGAGGAAGGAAGTAAACCTAGAAAAGTTTTAATAACAAAAGAAGAATATGAAGAAATGAAAAATCAAGTATCAGCAACATCAGAAGACGAGTAA
- a CDS encoding undecaprenyl-diphosphate phosphatase: MSFFEAILMGIVQGVTEFLPISSSGHLAISRHILGLQLDNILFEVLLHIGTLVAIIAVYYKDVIDLIVSGLGLIGRLFKYIIISIGNLIYKNNKKVPQIIDNDKKKFVMLIIVASIPTAIIGLILEEKIIESFDILLVPGICLIITGFLLYSTIKLKSGTKKEGKTSYKDAIIIGTFQGFAGLPGISRSGSTIVASLLRGLNKEFAVKFSFLMSLPAVIGAMILQIKDLEWDTLSTIITAPYVVGMAVSAFVGYICIKFLIKLIKQNKLHYFAYYCFVIGIIIIISHFVL; this comes from the coding sequence ATGTCATTTTTTGAGGCAATTCTTATGGGAATTGTTCAAGGGGTAACTGAGTTTTTACCTATCAGCAGCTCTGGTCATTTGGCTATATCAAGACATATATTAGGCTTACAGCTGGATAACATTCTATTTGAGGTTTTACTACATATTGGAACACTCGTAGCAATTATTGCAGTTTATTATAAAGATGTCATTGATTTAATAGTCAGCGGGTTAGGATTAATAGGTCGTCTATTCAAATACATAATTATAAGTATAGGGAATTTGATTTACAAGAATAATAAGAAGGTTCCACAGATTATTGATAATGATAAGAAGAAATTCGTGATGCTTATCATTGTTGCCAGTATTCCCACAGCAATTATCGGATTAATATTAGAAGAAAAAATCATTGAATCTTTTGATATATTATTAGTTCCGGGAATCTGTTTGATTATTACTGGATTTTTACTATATTCAACTATAAAACTGAAATCAGGTACTAAGAAGGAAGGTAAGACTTCATATAAAGACGCTATAATAATAGGTACTTTTCAAGGATTCGCTGGACTTCCAGGTATATCACGCTCTGGTTCAACAATTGTTGCTTCGCTTCTTAGAGGGTTGAATAAAGAATTTGCTGTTAAATTTTCTTTTTTGATGTCCTTACCAGCAGTAATTGGAGCAATGATATTACAAATAAAAGATTTAGAGTGGGATACACTTTCTACTATTATAACAGCACCTTATGTGGTAGGAATGGCTGTATCTGCTTTTGTTGGATACATATGTATCAAATTTTTGATTAAGTTGATTAAACAGAATAAATTGCACTATTTCGCATATTATTGTTTTGTGATTGGCATAATCATAATAATTTCCCATTTTGTCTTATAG
- a CDS encoding YlzJ-like family protein codes for MYYSIIPYEELFPTTEDDFKYEEVTYEGNTVQVYKKDDKYIVKRVISTDLKVYLNKELSPGSELKM; via the coding sequence ATGTATTATTCTATAATACCTTATGAGGAGTTATTTCCCACTACTGAAGATGATTTCAAATATGAAGAAGTGACATATGAAGGGAATACGGTTCAAGTATATAAAAAAGATGACAAATATATTGTAAAAAGAGTCATATCTACTGATTTAAAAGTATATCTTAATAAAGAACTAAGTCCTGGAAGTGAATTAAAAATGTAG